A stretch of the Carassius carassius chromosome 6, fCarCar2.1, whole genome shotgun sequence genome encodes the following:
- the LOC132142195 gene encoding lysine-specific demethylase 4C-like isoform X2, translating into MAGIGSSATANPACKIMTFRPTMEEFKDFNQYLVYMESQGAHRAGLAKVIPPKDWKPRRNYDDIDDFIIQAPIQQMVAGQSGLFTQYNIQKKPLTVQDFRRLANSDMYCTPRYLNYEDLERKYWKNLTFVSPIYGADVSGTLYDEDIEEWNIGHLNSILDVIEEDCGVSIQGVNTPYLYFGMWKTSFSWHTEDMDLYSINYLHFGEPKSWYAIPPEHGKRLERLAIGFFPNSFKSCEAFLRHKMTLISPSVLKKYSIPFDKITQEAGEFMITFPYGYHAGFNHGFNCAESTNFASIRWIDYGKVATQCTCSKDMVKISMDPFVRRFQPDRYQAWTQGKDSCPLDHTLATPSTTPELQSWLQRRRRKAPATTSVHYPRRSSKRLKTEDTAPVKGGSRRSRGAALTSKDKDKEDPVKHQKESQNSGQLKGLTGPCRQMCVVKVTRVENDLLAHSSRQVKDASPERLSTPATSDPGHSSSQTSSDFDEDQVSSNTSSTAQPGPEPTSESDVTVDVTLDSERTTESPYQTSNCESAPETSASSIPVTHGSRPNSTGDVVLFLEADSQQAKIETEEAVTESSIDCGTSALYKEQSSIRLDSAQDSETSENRTNPEIQTTQFCEMPLLMPELSEERVDPQSLAPEMPSLTLAVRPDTTNHNPNDSAPVLHLEKSHSPPVITEDAATWSETACHDWPFVAPQECVNQSQNTITDSFITKPSCPSLVPEWGPPEESRHEHTCPSTDQNTPNESVSQFKMTNHSILQCSTIANMDLIDTRDSEMTDNSVGRNLEEQSSSQTSFMESKTFTIWKNLSSQNPAVLIESLQPELVMGLTTGGSSLTDYAHESLPYTMWSESGCQQEKFPDSPNSSSCTQTWTNLEPIPMQCSGADVDPNAPPDLRQQNVELEPAEACVLGQQAGSQEPQEEEFKGQEYYEGAKSEHDGSVSDSDSCESGDKGADSSSESSEENATSDPEYVETGLEPGEVCTYQMQTVKKTTKSWRHPLRKPTARAVPSAVKQQAASDDETVEEGATEEEDPETEEWAKPLVHLWQHRKAHLQYEREYNMTAAQTAPHCAVCTLFLPYCQPDNLEERRHDVLTRAATESQGSCSQETSFRSRPLIPEICFAYQEGPCPLNTLLEEDGSSPLVACDSCCVQVHASCYGVAAHDVGPEWTCDRCVSADLAAGCCLCNLRGGALKRTSDDRWAHVMCAVGLPEVKFIDVVKRAPIDISAIPVQRYKLKCIYCRNRIKKLSGACIQCSCGRCPTSFHVTCAHAAGVPMEPDDWPYVVFITCHRHQSRSSSAKSKVSKSELEVGQTVISKHKNLRYYSSRVTQVTAHTFYEVMFDDGSFSNDTFPEDIVSRDCAQLGPPEVGEAVQVKWPDGLFYGAKYLGSNTSYMYQVEFEDGSQVLAKREDIYTLDEDLPKKVKGRLSTASSMRFQDAFFTTQGERKRRRTPNSRFQTDYIAHISPRTFARIPETRSKAN; encoded by the exons ATGGCAGGCATTGGGTCAAGTGCCACGGCTAACCCTGCCTGTAAGATCATGACCTTCAGACCTACCATGGAGGAGTTTAAAGACTTCAACCAGTACCTGGTTTATATGGAGTCTCAGGGAGCTCATCGTGCAGGACTGGCCAAG GTCATTCCACCTAAGGACTGGAAGCCACGGCGTAATTACGATGACATTGACGATTTCATCATCCAAGCTCCTATTCAGCAGATGGTCGCTGGCCAATCAGGACTCTTCACCCAGTACAACATCCAGAAGAAACCGCTTACTGTGCAAGACTTCCGCAGACTGGCCAACAGTGACAT GTACTGCACACCTCGCTACCTGAACTATGAAGATCTGGAGAGGAAGTACTGGAAGAATCTGACCTTCGTCTCGCCCATCTATGGTGCTGATGTGAGCGGCACGCTCTATGATGAG GACATTGAAGAGTGGAACATCGGGCACTTGAACTCAATCTTGGATGTGATTGAGGAGGATTGTGGAGTGTCCATTCAGGGCGTAAACACACCCTATCTGTACTTTGGAATGTGGAAGACCAGCTTCTCCTGGCACACGGAGGACATGGACCTCTACAGCATTAATTACCTGCACTTTGGGGAGCCCAAATCCTG GTATGCCATCCCTCCAGAACATGGGAAGAGATTGGAGCGTCTTGCTATAG GTTTCTTTCCTAACAGCTTTAAAAGCTGCGAGGCCTTCCTAAGACACAAGATGACACTGATATCCCCCTCTGTACTGAAGAAATACAGCATACCATTTGACAAG ATAACGCAGGAAGCGGGGGAGTTTATGATCACATTTCCGTATGGTTACCACGCTGGCTTCAACCACGGCTTCAACTGTGCCGAATCCACCAATTTCGCAAGCATCCGGTGGATCGATTATGGAAAAGTTGCTACGCAG TGTACATGCAGCAAGGACATGGTGAAGATCTCCATGGATCCGTTTGTCAGACGATTCCAGCCGGATCGCTATCAGGCCTGGACACAAGGAAAAGACTCATGTCCATTGGATCACACCCTGGCCACACCGAGCACCACACCAGAGCTGCAGAGCTGGCTTCAGAGGCGGCGCAGGAAAGCTCCCGCCACCACAAG TGTCCATTATCCACGCAGATCCTCCAAACGACTGAAGACTGAGGACACTGCACCAGTGAAGGGGGGCAGTCGGAGGAGTAGAGGGGCAGCTTTAACATCAAAAGACAAGGATAAAGAAGATCCAGTGAAACACCAGAAAGAATCGCAGAACTCAGGCCAATTAAAAG GGCTCACCGGTCCATGTCGACAAATGTGTGTTGTTAAAGTAACAAGAGTGGAGAATGACTTGCTAGCCCACTCCTCTAGACAAGTCAAAGATGCTTCCCCTGAGCGACTCTCGACCCCTGCCACATCCGATCCAGGTCACTCAAGCTCCCAGACGTCTTCAGATTTCGATGAAGATCAAGTATCCTCAAACACAAGCTCTACCGCACAGCCTGGACCTGAACCGACCTCAGAGAGTGACGTCACTGTGGATGTGACTCTGGactcagaaagaactactgaaaGCCCTTATCAAACATCAAACTGTGAATCTGCCCCAGAAACAAGTGCTTCTTCTATTCCTGTGACACATGGGTCGAGACCTAACTCCACTGGTGATGTGGTTTTATTTTTGGAAGCTGATTCCCAACAAGCTAAAATTGAAACAGAAGAGGCAGTCACCGAAAGCAGCATCGATTGCGGCACATCAGCACTTTACAAGGAGCAAAGCTCGATCCGTCTAGACTCGGCTCAGGATTCAGAAACCTCAGAGAACCGAACGAACCCTGAAATCCAGACTACTCAGTTTTGTGAGATGCCTCTTTTAATGCCCGAGCTCTCAGAAGAGAGAGTCGATCCTCAATCCCTCGCACCTGAAATGCCCTCGCTGACTCTCGCCGTCCGACCCGACACTACAAATCACAATCCGAACGACAGTGCACCCGTTCTCCATCTGGAAAAATCACACTCGCCTCCTGTTATAACAGAGGATGCGGCGACTTGGTCTGAAACAGCTTGTCACGACTGGCCCTTCGTTGCACCCCAAGAATGCGTAAACCAATCACAAAACACAATCACAGACAGCTTTATAACAAAACCATCATGTCCTTCCTTGGTTCCGGAATGGGGGCCACCAGAGGAGTCCAGACATGAACACACATGCCCATCTACAGACCAAAACACTCCAAATGAGTCCGTTTCGCAGTTTAAAATGACCAATCATAGTATCTTGCAATGTTCTACCATAGCAAACATGGATTTAATAGACACTCGGGACTCTGAAATGACCGATAACTCAGTCGGAAGAAATCTCGAAGAGCAGTCAAGCTCTCAAACATCCTTCATGGAGTCCAAAACCTTCACTATTTGGAAAAACCTCAGCTCCCAGAATCCCGCGGTGCTCATTGAGAGCCTGCAGCCCGAGCTGGTAATGGGTCTTACCACAGGTGGAAGCAGTCTCACAGACTATGCTCATGAATCGCTGCCTTACACCATGTGGTCCGAATCAGGGTGCCAACAAGAAAAGTTCCCTGACTCTCCAAACTCTTCTTCATGCACTCAAACCTGGACCAACCTGGAGCCCATCCCTATGCAGTGCTCAGGTGCAGACGTGGATCCAAACGCACCCCCAGATCTGAGGCAGCAGAACGTGGAGTTGGAACCAGCTGAAGCGTGTGTGCTCGGTCAGCAGGCAGGCTCTCAGGAACCTCAGGAGGAAGAGTTCAAAGGTCAGGAGTATTACGAAGGTGCCAAGTCAGAGCATGATGGGTCTGTGAGCGACTCGGATTCGTGTGAATCAGGAGATAAAGGTGCTGACAGCAGCAGTGAATCCAGTGAGGAGAATGCCACGAGTGACCCTGAGTATGTGGAGACGGGTCTGGAGCCTGGGGAAGTCTGTACA TATCAAATGCAAACTGTTAAGAAGACAACGAAGAGCTGGCGTCACCCCCTCAGAAAGCCCACAGCAAGAGCAGTGCCAAGTGCTGTGAAACAGCAGGCTGCCAGCGATGATG agacTGTAGAGGAAGGTGCGACTGAAGAAGAGGACCCGGAAACTGAGGAATGGGCAAAGCCTTTAGTGCATCTGTGGCAACACAGAAAAGCTCATCTTCAGTACGAACGAGAGTATAATATGACTGCAGCTCAAACCGCTCCACACTGTGCTGTCTGCACCCTTTTCCTGCCATACTGTCAG CCTGATAATTTAGAGGAGCGAAGGCATGATGTCTTGACGAGGGCTGCTACAGAGTCTCAGGGGTCATGTTCTCAGGAGACGAGCTTTAGATCACGACCTCTGATCCCTGAAATCTGCTTTGCGTACCAGGAGGGCCCATGTCCCTTGAACACACTGTTGGAGGAGGATGGATCCAGTCCTCTTGTGGCCTGCGATAGCTGCTGTGTTCAAGTTCATGCCA GTTGCTACGGTGTTGCTGCTCATGATGTCGGCCCAGAGTGGACATGTGACCGATGTGTGAGCGCAGACCTGGCAGCT GGATGCTGTTTGTGTAACCTGAGGGGAGGTGCATTAAAAAGAACCTCTGATGACAG ATGGGCCCATGTGATGTGTGCTGTGGGTCTCCCTGAGGTCAAGTTCATTGATGTGGTGAAGAGAGCTCCTATTGACATCAGTGCCATACCTGTGCAGAGATATAAACTG aagTGTATATATTGCCGGAACAGGATAAAGAAGCTGTCTGGCGCGTGTATTCAGTGCTCATGTGGTCGTTGCCCGACCTCTTTTCATGTCACCTGTGCACACGCAGCTGGAGTTCCCATGGAGCCTGATGATTGGCCGTATGTGGTTTTCATCACCTGTCACAGGCACCAGTCACGGAGCTCCAGTGCT AAATCGAAAGTTAGCAAAAGTGAATTAGAAGTGGGCCAGACGGTGATCTCCAAACACAAAAATCTTCGTTACTACAGCTCACGCGTGACCCAGGTCACGGCCCACACATTCTATGAGGTTATGTTCGATGATGGCTCATTCAGCAACGATACATTCCCTGAAGACATTGTG AGCAGAGATTGTGCCCAGCTTGGGCCTCCTGAAGTGGGGGAAGCTGTTCAGGTGAAGTGGCCCGATGGACTTTTTTATGGAGCAAAGTACCTTGGCTCGAACACTTCATATATGTACCAG
- the LOC132142195 gene encoding lysine-specific demethylase 4C-like isoform X3 — translation MAGIGSSATANPACKIMTFRPTMEEFKDFNQYLVYMESQGAHRAGLAKVIPPKDWKPRRNYDDIDDFIIQAPIQQMVAGQSGLFTQYNIQKKPLTVQDFRRLANSDMYCTPRYLNYEDLERKYWKNLTFVSPIYGADVSGTLYDEDIEEWNIGHLNSILDVIEEDCGVSIQGVNTPYLYFGMWKTSFSWHTEDMDLYSINYLHFGEPKSWYAIPPEHGKRLERLAIGFFPNSFKSCEAFLRHKMTLISPSVLKKYSIPFDKITQEAGEFMITFPYGYHAGFNHGFNCAESTNFASIRWIDYGKVATQCTCSKDMVKISMDPFVRRFQPDRYQAWTQGKDSCPLDHTLATPSTTPELQSWLQRRRRKAPATTSVHYPRRSSKRLKTEDTAPVKGGSRRSRGAALTSKDKDKEDPVKHQKESQNSGQLKGLTGPCRQMCVVKVTRVENDLLAHSSRQVKDASPERLSTPATSDPGHSSSQTSSDFDEDQVSSNTSSTAQPGPEPTSESDVTVDVTLDSERTTESPYQTSNCESAPETSASSIPVTHGSRPNSTGDVVLFLEADSQQAKIETEEAVTESSIDCGTSALYKEQSSIRLDSAQDSETSENRTNPEIQTTQFCEMPLLMPELSEERVDPQSLAPEMPSLTLAVRPDTTNHNPNDSAPVLHLEKSHSPPVITEDAATWSETACHDWPFVAPQECVNQSQNTITDSFITKPSCPSLVPEWGPPEESRHEHTCPSTDQNTPNESVSQFKMTNHSILQCSTIANMDLIDTRDSEMTDNSVGRNLEEQSSSQTSFMESKTFTIWKNLSSQNPAVLIESLQPELVMGLTTGGSSLTDYAHESLPYTMWSESGCQQEKFPDSPNSSSCTQTWTNLEPIPMQCSGADVDPNAPPDLRQQNVELEPAEACVLGQQAGSQEPQEEEFKGQEYYEGAKSEHDGSVSDSDSCESGDKGADSSSESSEENATSDPEYVETGLEPGEVCTYQMQTVKKTTKSWRHPLRKPTARAVPSAVKQQAASDDETVEEGATEEEDPETEEWAKPLVHLWQHRKAHLQYEREYNMTAAQTAPHCAVCTLFLPYCQPDNLEERRHDVLTRAATESQGSCSQETSFRSRPLIPEICFAYQEGPCPLNTLLEEDGSSPLVACDSCCVQVHASCYGVAAHDVGPEWTCDRCVSADLAAGCCLCNLRGGALKRTSDDRWAHVMCAVGLPEVKFIDVVKRAPIDISAIPVQRYKLKSKVSKSELEVGQTVISKHKNLRYYSSRVTQVTAHTFYEVMFDDGSFSNDTFPEDIVSRDCAQLGPPEVGEAVQVKWPDGLFYGAKYLGSNTSYMYQVEFEDGSQVLAKREDIYTLDEDLPKKVKGRLSTASSMRFQDAFFTTQGERKRRRTPNSRFQTDYIAHISPRTFARIPETRSKAN, via the exons ATGGCAGGCATTGGGTCAAGTGCCACGGCTAACCCTGCCTGTAAGATCATGACCTTCAGACCTACCATGGAGGAGTTTAAAGACTTCAACCAGTACCTGGTTTATATGGAGTCTCAGGGAGCTCATCGTGCAGGACTGGCCAAG GTCATTCCACCTAAGGACTGGAAGCCACGGCGTAATTACGATGACATTGACGATTTCATCATCCAAGCTCCTATTCAGCAGATGGTCGCTGGCCAATCAGGACTCTTCACCCAGTACAACATCCAGAAGAAACCGCTTACTGTGCAAGACTTCCGCAGACTGGCCAACAGTGACAT GTACTGCACACCTCGCTACCTGAACTATGAAGATCTGGAGAGGAAGTACTGGAAGAATCTGACCTTCGTCTCGCCCATCTATGGTGCTGATGTGAGCGGCACGCTCTATGATGAG GACATTGAAGAGTGGAACATCGGGCACTTGAACTCAATCTTGGATGTGATTGAGGAGGATTGTGGAGTGTCCATTCAGGGCGTAAACACACCCTATCTGTACTTTGGAATGTGGAAGACCAGCTTCTCCTGGCACACGGAGGACATGGACCTCTACAGCATTAATTACCTGCACTTTGGGGAGCCCAAATCCTG GTATGCCATCCCTCCAGAACATGGGAAGAGATTGGAGCGTCTTGCTATAG GTTTCTTTCCTAACAGCTTTAAAAGCTGCGAGGCCTTCCTAAGACACAAGATGACACTGATATCCCCCTCTGTACTGAAGAAATACAGCATACCATTTGACAAG ATAACGCAGGAAGCGGGGGAGTTTATGATCACATTTCCGTATGGTTACCACGCTGGCTTCAACCACGGCTTCAACTGTGCCGAATCCACCAATTTCGCAAGCATCCGGTGGATCGATTATGGAAAAGTTGCTACGCAG TGTACATGCAGCAAGGACATGGTGAAGATCTCCATGGATCCGTTTGTCAGACGATTCCAGCCGGATCGCTATCAGGCCTGGACACAAGGAAAAGACTCATGTCCATTGGATCACACCCTGGCCACACCGAGCACCACACCAGAGCTGCAGAGCTGGCTTCAGAGGCGGCGCAGGAAAGCTCCCGCCACCACAAG TGTCCATTATCCACGCAGATCCTCCAAACGACTGAAGACTGAGGACACTGCACCAGTGAAGGGGGGCAGTCGGAGGAGTAGAGGGGCAGCTTTAACATCAAAAGACAAGGATAAAGAAGATCCAGTGAAACACCAGAAAGAATCGCAGAACTCAGGCCAATTAAAAG GGCTCACCGGTCCATGTCGACAAATGTGTGTTGTTAAAGTAACAAGAGTGGAGAATGACTTGCTAGCCCACTCCTCTAGACAAGTCAAAGATGCTTCCCCTGAGCGACTCTCGACCCCTGCCACATCCGATCCAGGTCACTCAAGCTCCCAGACGTCTTCAGATTTCGATGAAGATCAAGTATCCTCAAACACAAGCTCTACCGCACAGCCTGGACCTGAACCGACCTCAGAGAGTGACGTCACTGTGGATGTGACTCTGGactcagaaagaactactgaaaGCCCTTATCAAACATCAAACTGTGAATCTGCCCCAGAAACAAGTGCTTCTTCTATTCCTGTGACACATGGGTCGAGACCTAACTCCACTGGTGATGTGGTTTTATTTTTGGAAGCTGATTCCCAACAAGCTAAAATTGAAACAGAAGAGGCAGTCACCGAAAGCAGCATCGATTGCGGCACATCAGCACTTTACAAGGAGCAAAGCTCGATCCGTCTAGACTCGGCTCAGGATTCAGAAACCTCAGAGAACCGAACGAACCCTGAAATCCAGACTACTCAGTTTTGTGAGATGCCTCTTTTAATGCCCGAGCTCTCAGAAGAGAGAGTCGATCCTCAATCCCTCGCACCTGAAATGCCCTCGCTGACTCTCGCCGTCCGACCCGACACTACAAATCACAATCCGAACGACAGTGCACCCGTTCTCCATCTGGAAAAATCACACTCGCCTCCTGTTATAACAGAGGATGCGGCGACTTGGTCTGAAACAGCTTGTCACGACTGGCCCTTCGTTGCACCCCAAGAATGCGTAAACCAATCACAAAACACAATCACAGACAGCTTTATAACAAAACCATCATGTCCTTCCTTGGTTCCGGAATGGGGGCCACCAGAGGAGTCCAGACATGAACACACATGCCCATCTACAGACCAAAACACTCCAAATGAGTCCGTTTCGCAGTTTAAAATGACCAATCATAGTATCTTGCAATGTTCTACCATAGCAAACATGGATTTAATAGACACTCGGGACTCTGAAATGACCGATAACTCAGTCGGAAGAAATCTCGAAGAGCAGTCAAGCTCTCAAACATCCTTCATGGAGTCCAAAACCTTCACTATTTGGAAAAACCTCAGCTCCCAGAATCCCGCGGTGCTCATTGAGAGCCTGCAGCCCGAGCTGGTAATGGGTCTTACCACAGGTGGAAGCAGTCTCACAGACTATGCTCATGAATCGCTGCCTTACACCATGTGGTCCGAATCAGGGTGCCAACAAGAAAAGTTCCCTGACTCTCCAAACTCTTCTTCATGCACTCAAACCTGGACCAACCTGGAGCCCATCCCTATGCAGTGCTCAGGTGCAGACGTGGATCCAAACGCACCCCCAGATCTGAGGCAGCAGAACGTGGAGTTGGAACCAGCTGAAGCGTGTGTGCTCGGTCAGCAGGCAGGCTCTCAGGAACCTCAGGAGGAAGAGTTCAAAGGTCAGGAGTATTACGAAGGTGCCAAGTCAGAGCATGATGGGTCTGTGAGCGACTCGGATTCGTGTGAATCAGGAGATAAAGGTGCTGACAGCAGCAGTGAATCCAGTGAGGAGAATGCCACGAGTGACCCTGAGTATGTGGAGACGGGTCTGGAGCCTGGGGAAGTCTGTACA TATCAAATGCAAACTGTTAAGAAGACAACGAAGAGCTGGCGTCACCCCCTCAGAAAGCCCACAGCAAGAGCAGTGCCAAGTGCTGTGAAACAGCAGGCTGCCAGCGATGATG agacTGTAGAGGAAGGTGCGACTGAAGAAGAGGACCCGGAAACTGAGGAATGGGCAAAGCCTTTAGTGCATCTGTGGCAACACAGAAAAGCTCATCTTCAGTACGAACGAGAGTATAATATGACTGCAGCTCAAACCGCTCCACACTGTGCTGTCTGCACCCTTTTCCTGCCATACTGTCAG CCTGATAATTTAGAGGAGCGAAGGCATGATGTCTTGACGAGGGCTGCTACAGAGTCTCAGGGGTCATGTTCTCAGGAGACGAGCTTTAGATCACGACCTCTGATCCCTGAAATCTGCTTTGCGTACCAGGAGGGCCCATGTCCCTTGAACACACTGTTGGAGGAGGATGGATCCAGTCCTCTTGTGGCCTGCGATAGCTGCTGTGTTCAAGTTCATGCCA GTTGCTACGGTGTTGCTGCTCATGATGTCGGCCCAGAGTGGACATGTGACCGATGTGTGAGCGCAGACCTGGCAGCT GGATGCTGTTTGTGTAACCTGAGGGGAGGTGCATTAAAAAGAACCTCTGATGACAG ATGGGCCCATGTGATGTGTGCTGTGGGTCTCCCTGAGGTCAAGTTCATTGATGTGGTGAAGAGAGCTCCTATTGACATCAGTGCCATACCTGTGCAGAGATATAAACTG AAATCGAAAGTTAGCAAAAGTGAATTAGAAGTGGGCCAGACGGTGATCTCCAAACACAAAAATCTTCGTTACTACAGCTCACGCGTGACCCAGGTCACGGCCCACACATTCTATGAGGTTATGTTCGATGATGGCTCATTCAGCAACGATACATTCCCTGAAGACATTGTG AGCAGAGATTGTGCCCAGCTTGGGCCTCCTGAAGTGGGGGAAGCTGTTCAGGTGAAGTGGCCCGATGGACTTTTTTATGGAGCAAAGTACCTTGGCTCGAACACTTCATATATGTACCAG